From a single Streptomyces rubradiris genomic region:
- a CDS encoding YceI family protein: protein MFGRLLGNRRNRVQRSNPLAGVRTPPHAGVLSCRVVDPVNEPVAGAELTVTDAMGRRVVAGGTDPYGLFLAMVPAGEYRLAVGAEGYAPYRATALVGENSLASLGDVTLQVAQPPEPPAPGDWDIDPAHSSIGFTARHIGLARIHGRFNSFAGVVRIAERIEQSAMHVVIDASSIDTGIRMRDDHLRSADFLDVQRFPTLEFYSDRFVHKGGNRWTVTGALSLHGVTRTVTLDTDYLGLGNGVEGETRAACRATTELHRDDFTISWQSMLARGIAAVGPSIRVDLDVQIVPKS, encoded by the coding sequence ATGTTCGGTCGCTTGTTGGGTAACCGGAGAAACCGCGTACAACGGTCGAATCCCCTGGCGGGGGTCCGGACACCGCCGCATGCCGGAGTGCTCAGCTGCCGGGTGGTCGACCCGGTCAACGAGCCCGTGGCCGGCGCGGAGTTGACGGTCACCGACGCCATGGGCCGGCGGGTGGTGGCCGGGGGCACGGACCCCTACGGGCTGTTCCTGGCCATGGTGCCGGCGGGGGAGTACCGGCTCGCGGTCGGGGCCGAGGGCTACGCGCCGTACCGGGCCACCGCGCTGGTCGGGGAGAACTCCCTTGCCTCGCTGGGCGATGTGACGCTCCAGGTGGCCCAGCCGCCGGAGCCGCCGGCGCCGGGCGACTGGGACATCGACCCCGCGCACTCCTCGATCGGCTTCACCGCACGGCACATCGGACTGGCCCGGATCCACGGGCGGTTCAACTCCTTCGCCGGGGTGGTGCGGATCGCCGAGCGGATCGAACAGTCGGCGATGCACGTGGTGATCGACGCGTCCTCCATCGACACGGGTATCAGGATGCGCGACGACCACTTGCGGTCGGCGGACTTCCTGGACGTGCAGCGGTTCCCGACGCTGGAGTTCTACAGCGACCGGTTCGTGCACAAGGGCGGCAACCGGTGGACGGTCACCGGGGCGCTGTCGTTGCACGGCGTGACCCGCACGGTCACGCTCGACACCGATTACCTCGGGCTCGGCAACGGCGTGGAGGGCGAGACGCGGGCGGCCTGCCGGGCCACCACCGAACTGCACCGGGACGACTTCACGATCAGCTGGCAGTCGATGCTGGCCCGGGGGATCGCGGCGGTCGGACCGAGCATCCGCGTCGACCTGGACGTGCAGATCGTGCCGAAGAGCTGA